The Bdellovibrio sp. ZAP7 DNA segment ATGAAAAGCCCCACGCAAATAGTGGGGCTGTCATTAATATAACGGTAACTAGAAAATTAAGAACCATGGCAAAGGCTTTGAAGATCCTTTTGACCGGCAAGTTCATTGTTCAAGTTAGAAACCATTTCAGCTGCAGATGTGTTAGATGCTGGAATGATGTTTGTGTAAGAACCTTGAGTGAAGGTACCGAATGCATTTTGTGCTTCAGTATTTTTGCAACCCTTCATCTCAGCCAAAGTCGCAAGAAGTTGACCGTGACCTTGAGCCATTTCACGAGAAAGTTCTTTTTGGTTCACTTCAACGAAGTATTGAACTTCTTTATCGTTCATTACGATACCGCTCGCAGAACAACCGGAAGTACCCGAAGTAATACCGAAAGCTTGAGAGAAGAATGATGCATTTGTAGTGATTGCGAATAGTTGCAAAAGTTTAGAGTTTTTAGAGATGATTACTGAACCCAAACCGCAACCCGCGTCACCGGCAAAAGCGTGAGCAGAGAACATAAATAGAACTGTAAAAAGAACCTTTTTCAATGGAGCCTCCTGTTGTTGAATACTATTTATGCTGACTCATTCTGTGTTTTCCATCAAACTCTAATTATGAAAGGCTAGGGCTTAAACTATGTCTGTTACTGAGATCACAAAGGAAAATTTCAAGCAAGTTGTTGAAGAAAACCAGATTGTTATCGTGGACTTCTGGGCGGTGTGGTGTGGTCCTTGTAAAAGATTTGCGCCTGTTTTTGAAGCCGTAGCAGCTAAACATCCTGGAGTTAAGTTCATTAAGATCAATACGGACGAGGAACCGGAAATTGCAGCAAGTTTTGAAGTGCGGTCAATTCCCACATTAGCTGTCATCAAAGAACAGTCTATTATATTCGTCCAGCCCGGTGCCGTGAACGAAGAAGTTTTGGAACAAATCGTTCAAAGAGCTAAAGAGATCGATATGTCTCAGGTTGAAAAAGAATAAGTTCGCTCGTCTAAGCAGCTCCATTTTTTGTCACGAATTGATTTCTTAGACAACATGGCGGAATTGCACAGTCTTTCCACAATCAAAATTAAGATAGCAAGCTCGCACGATTAACTCGTGTGTGCTTTTTCCGGCTTA contains these protein-coding regions:
- a CDS encoding DUF3015 family protein, yielding MKKVLFTVLFMFSAHAFAGDAGCGLGSVIISKNSKLLQLFAITTNASFFSQAFGITSGTSGCSASGIVMNDKEVQYFVEVNQKELSREMAQGHGQLLATLAEMKGCKNTEAQNAFGTFTQGSYTNIIPASNTSAAEMVSNLNNELAGQKDLQSLCHGS
- the trxA gene encoding thioredoxin, whose product is MSVTEITKENFKQVVEENQIVIVDFWAVWCGPCKRFAPVFEAVAAKHPGVKFIKINTDEEPEIAASFEVRSIPTLAVIKEQSIIFVQPGAVNEEVLEQIVQRAKEIDMSQVEKE